In Leptospira ellinghausenii, the following proteins share a genomic window:
- a CDS encoding nucleoside-diphosphate sugar epimerase — translation MKILLLGGTGLVGKQVLLSLLFYPQIKKVIVWARHFENSSKPNLPIEVIKVTWDDFQTGKVSVPDGIDAVFCCLGTTIGKAGSQEKFREIDYDYPLLAAKQAKEKNVPGFYIITAMGSDASSSIFYNRVKGELEKELMALSFPFLGIFRPSLLIGEREELRIGEKVGEVLGHIIPFGLFGLKKYKPIQAEYVAKSMIYSLLKDKPTNPSKPMVKIYENDILWEIGKDHSF, via the coding sequence ATGAAAATATTGTTACTTGGTGGAACAGGTCTTGTCGGTAAACAAGTGTTACTTTCACTTCTATTTTACCCTCAGATCAAAAAAGTGATCGTTTGGGCTCGTCATTTTGAAAACTCATCCAAACCAAATCTTCCCATTGAAGTGATAAAAGTCACTTGGGACGATTTCCAGACAGGTAAGGTGAGTGTTCCAGATGGAATTGATGCCGTGTTTTGTTGTTTGGGTACAACCATAGGAAAAGCTGGGAGTCAGGAGAAATTTAGAGAAATTGATTATGACTATCCACTCCTTGCTGCAAAACAAGCGAAGGAAAAAAATGTCCCAGGTTTTTATATCATTACTGCGATGGGTTCAGATGCTAGCTCTTCCATTTTTTACAACCGAGTGAAAGGAGAATTGGAAAAGGAATTAATGGCACTTTCATTTCCTTTTTTAGGAATCTTTAGGCCTTCCCTTCTCATAGGAGAACGAGAAGAACTCCGGATCGGGGAAAAAGTTGGCGAGGTACTTGGTCACATCATTCCATTTGGATTATTTGGTTTAAAAAAATACAAACCCATCCAAGCAGAATATGTTGCCAAATCTATGATTTATTCCTTGTTAAAAGATAAACCTACAAATCCATCCAAACCGATGGTAAAAATTTATGAAAACGATATTCTGTGGGAGATCGGTAAGGACCATTCTTTTTGA
- a CDS encoding response regulator — translation MTPRICIIDDDKIYQFTTKKIIANAGISGEVLVFSDAENALSFFQSEANNTSILPDIIFLDINMPFMDGWQFLEAIEPLLSKFPKQIQIYLVSSSVDDADTERAAKIPYVSGYIFKPFTKEKLLDSLAHLQS, via the coding sequence ATGACTCCCAGAATTTGTATCATCGATGATGACAAAATTTACCAATTCACAACGAAGAAGATCATTGCCAATGCTGGCATTTCTGGCGAGGTTTTGGTATTTTCAGATGCAGAGAATGCACTTAGTTTTTTCCAATCTGAAGCGAATAACACATCAATACTTCCTGATATTATATTTTTGGATATCAATATGCCTTTTATGGATGGTTGGCAATTCTTAGAAGCAATTGAACCTTTACTTTCCAAATTCCCAAAACAGATTCAAATTTATTTGGTAAGTTCTTCGGTAGACGATGCGGATACAGAAAGAGCAGCAAAAATTCCTTATGTCTCTGGTTATATTTTTAAACCATTTACCAAAGAAAAACTTTTGGATTCTTTGGCTCATCTACAATCTTAG
- a CDS encoding ATP-dependent Clp protease adaptor ClpS, translating to MTGSGASQPSILEETEIKPTKNDGPWKVVLWDDDHHTYEYVIEMLMDVCQMTWEKAFQHAVEVDTRKKTIVFSGELEHAEFVHERILEYGPDPRMSSSKGSMTATLEQ from the coding sequence ATGACCGGTTCCGGAGCATCCCAACCTTCTATCTTAGAAGAAACTGAAATCAAACCAACCAAAAATGACGGCCCATGGAAGGTCGTTTTGTGGGATGACGACCACCACACCTATGAGTATGTCATTGAGATGCTCATGGATGTTTGCCAAATGACTTGGGAAAAAGCCTTCCAACATGCAGTTGAGGTGGATACCCGCAAAAAAACCATCGTCTTTTCTGGAGAATTAGAACACGCAGAGTTTGTCCATGAGCGGATTTTGGAGTATGGTCCTGACCCTCGTATGAGTTCCTCCAAAGGATCCATGACCGCAACCTTAGAACAATAA
- a CDS encoding DUF3332 family protein, whose protein sequence is MKKILKTALVGLLSFGLLSNCFGKFGAIKAVYSFNAGIQIGSGKLASFFRSLLMIFPLYIAYGIGSFLDILVFNLIEFWTDRNPIAMAEYDFDGKLVKEYTENGQTITLTYTEWGKVLRMDAPTAKGVESVYFLKDKPEKAYRLINGKYVEIQQVSGPILPPMSAKHI, encoded by the coding sequence ATGAAAAAAATATTAAAAACAGCTCTAGTAGGGTTATTGTCATTCGGCCTTCTTTCCAATTGTTTTGGAAAATTTGGTGCTATCAAGGCAGTATATTCGTTTAATGCAGGGATTCAAATTGGATCAGGAAAATTAGCAAGTTTCTTTCGTTCCTTGTTAATGATTTTTCCATTATACATAGCGTATGGAATTGGTAGTTTCTTGGACATTCTTGTGTTCAACTTAATTGAATTCTGGACAGACCGTAATCCAATTGCCATGGCTGAGTATGACTTTGATGGAAAACTAGTGAAAGAATACACTGAGAATGGACAAACCATCACTCTTACATACACAGAATGGGGTAAAGTTTTAAGAATGGATGCTCCTACTGCAAAAGGTGTTGAGTCAGTTTACTTTTTAAAAGACAAACCTGAAAAAGCATACAGACTGATCAATGGAAAGTATGTCGAAATCCAACAAGTGAGTGGACCAATCCTTCCTCCAATGAGTGCAAAACACATCTAA
- a CDS encoding sensor histidine kinase: MALPDSEILQLLTSISRELVCLHETDGTYIYVSPNSKSIIGYEPEELIGKNPYDFLHPDDRRLIFERSHQPLLRGEENIHPTFRFLHKNGTYIWLQSDNRLTTHSLTGKNYLHTSSRDISEKIESDANLALSERKFKTLFRDSPIGLVLTSTHGYIDDVNEAFAKFLGYETFELLGKHFSEISSTGELEENLRYRDSVQKGMIDHYSIEKQYVHKLGHLVWAYITVTVLRDDSGEAIYYLAQIIDIDERKKTETQLLENNEFLKATKNSLLIQNKQLQSYNQIISHHLRAPVSNLRSLLDLLKITGVEEERRELQNHLEEVTENLETVLSELITTLKIQSLENYRPEWISILLTFQKVQKLMEGEFQKKNVHIELNVTEKELVFVSKEYLETLFLQLISNSLQFADPSRELRIGVESFSMGSETTISFSDNGLGVDLSRYGDQIFQLKKTFHRQMSGKGLGLFLMKYTMESLGGRVEVRSKPGEGATFLLHFPNGSAANA, encoded by the coding sequence GTGGCACTTCCCGATTCCGAAATTTTGCAATTATTAACCTCGATTAGCCGAGAATTGGTATGTTTACACGAAACTGATGGGACTTATATTTATGTGAGCCCCAATTCTAAATCCATCATCGGATATGAACCGGAGGAACTTATTGGAAAAAATCCTTATGATTTTCTTCATCCAGATGACAGGAGGTTAATTTTTGAAAGATCACACCAACCTCTTTTACGAGGTGAAGAAAACATCCACCCCACTTTCCGCTTCTTACATAAAAATGGAACTTATATTTGGTTACAATCAGACAATCGATTGACCACTCATTCCTTAACAGGAAAAAATTATCTACACACATCTTCTCGCGATATCTCAGAAAAAATAGAATCCGATGCAAACTTAGCTTTGTCCGAACGTAAGTTCAAAACCTTATTCCGCGATTCCCCCATTGGACTTGTCTTAACGAGCACACATGGTTACATCGATGATGTCAATGAAGCCTTCGCGAAATTTTTAGGTTATGAAACCTTTGAACTTTTAGGAAAACATTTTTCTGAAATTAGTTCCACAGGAGAACTCGAAGAAAATTTACGGTATCGAGATTCTGTCCAAAAAGGAATGATCGATCATTATTCTATTGAAAAACAATATGTACATAAACTAGGACATTTGGTTTGGGCATACATCACAGTTACTGTGTTACGCGATGATTCAGGAGAAGCAATTTATTATTTAGCACAAATTATCGATATCGATGAACGAAAAAAAACAGAAACCCAACTTTTAGAAAACAATGAATTTTTAAAAGCCACTAAAAATTCCCTTCTCATCCAAAACAAACAACTCCAATCTTATAATCAAATTATCTCCCATCATTTAAGGGCACCTGTCAGTAATCTCAGAAGTTTATTGGATTTATTAAAGATCACAGGTGTAGAGGAAGAACGAAGGGAATTACAAAATCACTTGGAAGAAGTGACTGAAAATTTGGAAACCGTACTTTCCGAACTCATCACAACCTTAAAAATCCAAAGTTTGGAAAATTACCGACCAGAATGGATCTCCATCCTTCTTACCTTTCAAAAAGTGCAAAAACTGATGGAAGGAGAATTCCAGAAAAAAAACGTCCACATCGAACTCAATGTGACAGAAAAAGAATTGGTTTTTGTTTCCAAAGAATACCTAGAAACCTTATTTTTACAACTCATTAGCAATTCACTTCAATTTGCAGATCCGTCTCGGGAACTACGAATCGGGGTAGAATCCTTTTCAATGGGTTCCGAAACGACAATTTCCTTCTCAGATAATGGATTAGGGGTTGATTTATCTCGGTACGGGGATCAAATTTTTCAGCTGAAGAAGACTTTTCATCGTCAGATGAGTGGGAAAGGTCTCGGTTTATTTTTAATGAAATATACGATGGAATCATTGGGCGGAAGAGTCGAAGTCAGATCGAAACCTGGGGAAGGCGCAACGTTTTTGCTTCATTTTCCGAATGGGAGTGCCGCCAACGCATGA
- a CDS encoding lysophospholipid acyltransferase family protein: MIPDNKQKPYSKTKYIILSFVVHFIVRVWYLFVRNQKLIIPQESTNVIEQGRDYIIAVFHETTLSLYRHATQYLKRKKKADMVALVSQSKDGEIIHQTFARSGLRSVRGSSTRGGTGAFRNILKEMKQGAVPIFTVDGPKGPRREVKPGVIVTASLTGFPILYLHSCYDRAYVFRSWDRHFFPKFGARLFIQYGKPFFVPKGLTESQIDEYAKKLETEMQANAESLESYVRGLFPDNSIDVPPKNETLTK, from the coding sequence TTGATTCCAGATAATAAACAAAAACCCTATTCCAAAACCAAATACATTATCTTAAGTTTTGTAGTTCACTTCATTGTAAGAGTTTGGTATCTTTTCGTACGAAACCAAAAGTTGATCATCCCTCAGGAATCAACAAATGTGATCGAACAAGGAAGGGATTACATCATCGCGGTGTTTCATGAAACAACACTTTCATTGTACAGGCATGCAACGCAGTACTTAAAACGAAAGAAAAAAGCGGACATGGTGGCACTTGTGTCCCAATCAAAAGATGGTGAAATTATCCACCAAACATTTGCTCGGTCAGGCCTTCGTTCCGTACGAGGATCCTCAACAAGGGGTGGAACAGGTGCATTTCGTAATATCCTAAAGGAAATGAAACAAGGAGCCGTTCCCATTTTCACCGTGGACGGGCCCAAGGGTCCAAGAAGGGAAGTAAAACCAGGTGTGATTGTAACTGCCTCTCTCACTGGATTTCCGATTTTGTATCTGCATTCCTGTTATGACCGTGCTTATGTATTTCGGAGTTGGGACCGTCATTTTTTCCCAAAATTTGGGGCCAGGCTCTTCATCCAATATGGAAAACCCTTCTTTGTTCCGAAGGGTCTCACGGAAAGCCAGATCGATGAATACGCTAAAAAATTGGAAACGGAAATGCAGGCGAACGCGGAGTCACTGGAATCTTACGTGCGTGGACTCTTTCCTGACAATTCTATTGACGTACCACCTAAAAACGAAACTTTAACCAAGTAA
- a CDS encoding MBOAT family O-acyltransferase, which yields MIFSDFEYFVFFLFVFFTVWYLFPTLFSNQSKETRILHIFLLISSYFFYMSWDYRFGALILLSTAIDFYVGLKLANETREKIRYYLLLFSLITNLVFILGFFKYYNFVVTSMNSVTNVLFGGDMLPVLKIILPAGISFFTFQSLSYTIDVYRKEIPAETDFIRFALFVSFFPQLVAGPIVTARTFMPQLYSPKKLEEIEFRVAIRFFMLGYFKKAVLSDMVAPTIDAIYANPAGHHAYALLIAAALGGIQVYLDFSGYSDMAIGSAMLLGYKLPTNFNLPFLATSVSGFWRRWHMTLNSWLRDYIYIPMGGSRVTSVRRKFNLWFTMFVSGVWHGAQWTFVFWGSLNGFFYVLEEVWKEWFPDKKETTSGQFSSLVQIPIWLFQNVLNNSIFFLGAVFFRSLTWENAWIHLKGIFLFQDGNLRPYMWKDFLWIIGFLTIGHAIGYFLFEKGKGKKIPASFEFAMYPILFLVLNLATPENSVPFIYFQF from the coding sequence TTGATCTTTTCTGATTTTGAATACTTTGTCTTCTTTCTTTTTGTCTTTTTTACTGTTTGGTATTTGTTCCCAACACTCTTTTCGAACCAATCTAAAGAGACTCGCATCTTACACATATTCCTACTCATCAGTAGTTATTTTTTCTACATGTCTTGGGATTATCGTTTTGGTGCACTGATCTTGTTATCCACGGCTATCGACTTTTATGTGGGTCTCAAACTTGCAAATGAAACGAGAGAAAAAATAAGGTATTATTTATTACTCTTTAGTTTGATCACAAACTTAGTTTTTATCCTAGGATTTTTTAAATACTATAATTTTGTTGTGACTTCTATGAATTCCGTCACCAATGTATTGTTTGGTGGTGACATGCTGCCAGTTTTAAAAATCATTTTGCCAGCAGGGATTTCCTTTTTTACATTCCAATCATTGTCTTATACGATTGATGTTTATCGCAAAGAAATTCCAGCGGAAACTGATTTTATTCGGTTTGCATTATTTGTGAGTTTTTTCCCACAACTTGTTGCAGGTCCCATTGTCACTGCAAGGACCTTTATGCCCCAGTTGTACAGTCCTAAAAAATTAGAAGAAATTGAATTTCGTGTTGCGATTCGTTTTTTTATGTTAGGTTATTTTAAAAAGGCTGTACTCTCTGATATGGTTGCACCAACAATTGATGCCATTTATGCAAATCCAGCAGGTCATCATGCTTATGCTTTGCTCATTGCAGCAGCTCTTGGTGGAATCCAGGTGTATTTGGATTTTAGTGGGTATTCGGATATGGCCATCGGCAGTGCCATGTTACTCGGGTACAAATTGCCTACCAATTTTAATTTACCATTTCTCGCCACATCCGTATCTGGCTTTTGGCGAAGGTGGCATATGACACTCAATTCTTGGTTACGAGACTATATTTATATCCCTATGGGTGGGAGCCGTGTAACTTCCGTACGTCGCAAGTTTAATTTATGGTTTACCATGTTTGTGAGTGGTGTTTGGCATGGTGCCCAATGGACTTTTGTGTTCTGGGGTTCCTTAAATGGATTTTTTTATGTTTTGGAAGAGGTTTGGAAAGAGTGGTTTCCTGACAAAAAAGAAACTACTTCTGGCCAATTTTCGTCACTCGTTCAAATTCCTATTTGGCTGTTTCAAAATGTACTCAATAATTCCATTTTCTTTTTAGGTGCGGTTTTTTTCCGCTCGCTTACTTGGGAAAATGCTTGGATCCATTTAAAAGGGATTTTCCTTTTCCAAGATGGAAATTTACGTCCCTATATGTGGAAAGATTTCCTTTGGATCATTGGTTTTCTGACGATTGGTCATGCCATCGGTTATTTTCTCTTTGAAAAGGGAAAAGGGAAAAAAATCCCTGCCAGTTTTGAATTTGCGATGTATCCAATTCTCTTTCTTGTCTTAAATTTAGCTACACCCGAAAACTCGGTTCCGTTCATCTACTTTCAGTTCTAA
- a CDS encoding single-stranded DNA-binding protein has product MKNLSYIILDGNLTSDPEEKTIAGGKSLAQFTVAVNHSQNNPDAKEKDDVSFFEVEAWEKLGENCVEYLKKGSKVTVMGNLKQNRWKTPDGENKSRVKVTASTVRFDSIKKREEKVA; this is encoded by the coding sequence ATGAAAAATCTATCGTACATCATCTTAGATGGGAATTTAACTTCTGATCCAGAAGAGAAAACAATTGCTGGAGGTAAGTCACTGGCACAATTCACGGTGGCAGTCAATCACTCTCAAAACAACCCAGATGCAAAGGAAAAGGATGATGTTTCCTTTTTTGAAGTGGAAGCTTGGGAAAAGTTGGGTGAAAACTGTGTGGAGTACTTAAAAAAAGGAAGTAAAGTGACAGTGATGGGCAATTTAAAACAAAACCGATGGAAAACTCCAGATGGAGAAAATAAATCAAGAGTGAAAGTCACGGCATCTACTGTTCGATTCGATAGTATAAAGAAACGAGAAGAAAAAGTAGCATAA
- the metK gene encoding methionine adenosyltransferase yields the protein MSSLKNYIFTSESVSEGHPDKVCDQISDAILDAYLAQDPKSRVACETLVTTNLVVIAGEITSKGKVDTQEIARDVIRKIGYNDINMYFDADFAVVASHVHAQSPDIAQGVNEGEGLHTEQGAGDQGLMFGFAIAETPELMPAPLYYSHKLLEHLSELRHTNKIEWLRPDAKSQVTIQYEDGKPKRVDTVVISTQHKPGVTHKQIEEAVIEECIKKMIPKELLTNTRYFINPTGKFEIGGPHGDTGLTGRKIIVDTYGGMGRHGGGAFSGKDPSKVDRSAAYMGRYIAKNVVAAGLAHKCEVQLAYAIGVAQPVSVLVDTFGTGTISDEEIAKRVLANFKLTPKGIVEGLDLLGKGRKYQETAAYGHFGRTGSTFTWEKTDKAEALKKG from the coding sequence ATGTCCTCTCTTAAAAACTATATCTTCACTTCCGAGTCCGTATCTGAAGGACACCCGGACAAAGTCTGTGACCAAATTTCTGATGCCATTCTAGATGCGTATTTAGCCCAAGATCCAAAGTCCCGTGTTGCTTGTGAAACCCTTGTTACGACAAATCTTGTCGTCATTGCTGGTGAAATCACAAGTAAGGGAAAAGTAGACACACAAGAAATCGCACGAGATGTGATTCGCAAAATTGGATACAACGACATCAATATGTACTTTGATGCTGACTTTGCTGTCGTTGCTTCACACGTCCATGCACAATCTCCAGACATTGCCCAAGGGGTAAACGAAGGAGAAGGTCTCCACACAGAACAAGGTGCTGGTGACCAAGGATTGATGTTTGGATTTGCCATTGCAGAAACTCCAGAGTTAATGCCCGCTCCTCTTTATTATTCACATAAACTCCTCGAACACCTATCGGAACTGCGCCATACAAACAAAATTGAATGGTTACGCCCTGATGCAAAATCACAAGTTACAATCCAGTACGAAGACGGAAAACCAAAACGTGTTGATACTGTTGTTATTTCCACTCAACACAAACCTGGTGTGACTCATAAACAAATCGAAGAAGCGGTTATTGAAGAGTGTATCAAAAAAATGATTCCAAAAGAATTATTAACTAACACTCGTTACTTTATTAACCCAACTGGAAAATTTGAGATTGGTGGTCCACATGGTGATACTGGTCTAACAGGACGTAAAATCATCGTCGATACTTACGGTGGAATGGGTCGCCATGGTGGTGGTGCATTCTCTGGAAAAGATCCATCGAAAGTAGACCGTTCAGCAGCATATATGGGCCGTTACATTGCGAAAAACGTTGTTGCAGCTGGCCTTGCTCACAAATGTGAAGTTCAATTAGCATATGCAATTGGTGTAGCACAACCTGTATCAGTTCTTGTCGATACATTTGGAACAGGAACCATTTCTGATGAAGAAATTGCAAAACGAGTACTTGCAAACTTCAAACTCACTCCAAAAGGAATTGTAGAAGGTTTGGATCTCCTTGGAAAAGGAAGAAAATACCAAGAAACTGCTGCTTACGGCCATTTTGGTAGAACTGGAAGCACATTTACTTGGGAAAAAACTGACAAAGCAGAAGCGTTAAAAAAAGGATAA
- a CDS encoding FMN-binding glutamate synthase family protein — MMNTILNWIETNPISATWIGLFLFLALVFLRDITQKKHTIQRNFPIVGRLRYFLEMIGPELRQYWVANDKEERPFDRTERSWIYATAKGQNNNFGFGTTEIQYEPGYPIIKHKAFPYPESKAYVHNSDPSCIPCLKVIGPNRKFPYRPYSIVNISAMSFGSLGKNAVLALNRGARDSGSYHNTGEGGLSNYHKEGADIVWQIGTGYFGARDNSGKFNLDVLKEKVGNNACVKMIEIKLSQGAKPGKGGILPAKKVNAEIASIRHVPEGKDCISPNSHSEFTNVKELVSFIEKIANGTGLPVGIKSAVGEIEFWEELAEEMKRTSQGPDFITIDGGEGGTGAAPLTYADHVSLPFKIGFQRVYTLFQKEGLSDRVVWIGSGKLGFPDRAVVAIAMGCDLINIAREAMLSIGCIQAQKCHTDHCPAGVATQNWWLQRGVDPEIKGKRAAKYIQGFRKELLSLAHSCGYEHPGQFTGQDIEISMGMNRYQTLEGLLGYKRDEVKFTKLQDYTVFPKRQA, encoded by the coding sequence ATGATGAACACAATTTTGAATTGGATCGAAACAAATCCTATCTCTGCCACTTGGATCGGATTGTTTTTATTTTTAGCACTCGTTTTCCTTCGAGACATCACACAAAAAAAGCACACCATTCAAAGGAATTTTCCCATCGTTGGAAGGTTACGTTACTTTTTAGAAATGATTGGTCCCGAACTCAGGCAGTACTGGGTCGCCAATGACAAAGAAGAAAGACCATTTGATCGCACAGAAAGGAGTTGGATTTACGCAACTGCCAAAGGCCAAAATAATAATTTTGGATTTGGAACTACAGAGATCCAATACGAACCTGGTTACCCCATCATTAAACACAAAGCATTTCCTTATCCTGAATCGAAAGCATATGTTCACAACAGTGACCCGAGTTGTATTCCCTGTCTTAAGGTCATTGGGCCGAACCGAAAATTTCCATACAGACCTTATTCCATCGTAAATATTTCAGCCATGTCATTTGGTTCCCTTGGAAAAAATGCGGTTTTAGCTCTCAATCGTGGAGCAAGAGATTCAGGTTCTTACCATAACACTGGTGAGGGGGGACTTAGCAACTACCATAAGGAAGGTGCTGATATTGTTTGGCAAATTGGAACTGGATACTTTGGTGCAAGAGACAATTCTGGAAAATTTAACTTAGATGTTTTAAAAGAAAAAGTCGGAAATAATGCCTGCGTAAAAATGATCGAGATCAAATTATCACAAGGCGCCAAACCAGGAAAAGGTGGTATTTTACCTGCTAAAAAGGTAAACGCTGAGATCGCGTCAATTCGACATGTTCCTGAAGGAAAAGATTGTATATCACCTAACTCACACAGTGAGTTCACAAATGTAAAAGAACTAGTGTCTTTTATCGAAAAGATAGCGAATGGAACAGGTTTGCCTGTTGGGATCAAAAGTGCAGTTGGCGAAATTGAGTTCTGGGAAGAATTAGCAGAAGAAATGAAACGTACCTCACAAGGTCCTGATTTTATTACCATCGATGGTGGTGAAGGGGGAACTGGTGCTGCCCCACTAACATATGCAGACCATGTATCCTTACCCTTTAAAATTGGTTTCCAACGAGTGTACACTTTGTTCCAAAAAGAAGGTTTATCTGACAGAGTGGTATGGATAGGTTCAGGAAAATTGGGTTTTCCTGACCGAGCCGTTGTCGCCATTGCGATGGGTTGTGATCTCATCAACATCGCAAGGGAAGCCATGTTATCGATTGGTTGTATCCAAGCCCAAAAATGCCATACAGACCATTGTCCTGCTGGTGTAGCTACACAAAACTGGTGGTTACAACGTGGAGTCGATCCAGAAATCAAAGGCAAACGAGCAGCCAAATACATCCAAGGTTTTCGCAAGGAACTTTTAAGTTTGGCTCATTCTTGTGGATACGAACACCCAGGCCAATTTACAGGCCAAGACATTGAAATCAGTATGGGAATGAATCGTTACCAAACCTTGGAAGGATTACTCGGATACAAACGAGATGAAGTAAAATTTACAAAATTGCAGGATTATACAGTTTTTCCAAAACGACAAGCCTAG
- a CDS encoding PilZ domain-containing protein: protein MYFVAMESERRLPRISPGDFSEFEVHLDLEGITLFGKLGNISEEGLCFLGEDDLLGDEIESLVLGSIVWAKGTKRLFFEGTIMWTQTSKIKNVIYHIAGIQFLEKINLTDSMLARSLEIK, encoded by the coding sequence ATGTATTTTGTTGCTATGGAAAGTGAGCGAAGGCTTCCCAGAATTTCCCCAGGTGATTTTTCCGAATTTGAAGTCCATTTGGATCTCGAAGGGATCACTCTATTTGGAAAATTAGGAAACATTTCTGAAGAGGGACTTTGTTTTTTGGGAGAAGACGATTTACTTGGTGATGAAATCGAATCACTAGTACTCGGAAGTATTGTTTGGGCAAAAGGCACAAAACGGTTGTTTTTTGAAGGCACCATCATGTGGACCCAAACTTCCAAGATCAAAAACGTCATTTATCATATCGCTGGAATTCAATTTTTAGAAAAAATCAATTTAACTGACTCGATGCTCGCAAGAAGTTTGGAGATAAAATGA
- a CDS encoding transketolase family protein has protein sequence MGAPSQSTADKKATRDAYGEALVELGASRQDIVVLDADLSGSTKTADFKKKYPERFFNVGVAEQNLVGHAAGLALSGFVPFASSFAMFLSGRAWEVVRNSVVYPKLNVKLVASHGGITVGEDGASHQCIEDFAIMRVIPEMTVICPSDFNETKQVIHAIADYKGPVYVRVGRPAIPVIERENYKFQIGKAEVMSEGKDVCIIANGVMVNEAMTAVGLLKEKGIHATLLNMATIKPLDKEVIIAKAKECGAVVTCEEHNVIGGLGSAVSELLSEEYPVPVIKVGMKDSFGKSGTWSGLLDYFGLRAKDVVSHAELAISKKKK, from the coding sequence ATGGGAGCACCTAGCCAATCAACAGCGGACAAAAAAGCAACAAGAGATGCATACGGCGAAGCCTTAGTTGAGTTAGGTGCATCTAGGCAAGATATAGTCGTTTTAGATGCGGACCTTTCGGGTTCCACTAAAACTGCTGACTTCAAAAAGAAGTATCCTGAAAGATTTTTTAACGTAGGTGTCGCGGAACAAAACTTAGTTGGTCATGCGGCAGGCTTAGCTCTTTCTGGATTTGTTCCATTTGCTTCAAGTTTTGCTATGTTTTTATCTGGTCGTGCCTGGGAAGTGGTAAGGAATAGTGTCGTTTATCCGAAGTTAAACGTAAAACTTGTAGCTTCTCATGGTGGTATCACTGTAGGGGAAGATGGTGCTTCTCACCAATGTATTGAAGACTTTGCAATTATGCGTGTCATTCCAGAAATGACTGTCATTTGCCCATCTGACTTTAATGAAACCAAACAAGTGATTCATGCAATTGCTGACTACAAAGGTCCTGTTTATGTGAGAGTGGGAAGACCTGCCATTCCTGTCATTGAACGTGAAAACTACAAATTCCAAATTGGAAAAGCAGAAGTGATGTCGGAAGGTAAGGATGTTTGTATCATTGCGAATGGAGTGATGGTGAACGAAGCCATGACTGCAGTAGGACTCCTCAAAGAAAAAGGAATCCATGCCACTCTCCTCAATATGGCAACAATCAAACCTTTGGACAAAGAGGTCATCATCGCCAAAGCAAAAGAATGTGGTGCTGTTGTGACTTGTGAAGAACACAATGTCATTGGTGGCCTTGGTTCTGCTGTATCTGAACTTTTATCTGAAGAATACCCCGTTCCAGTCATCAAAGTGGGAATGAAGGATAGTTTTGGAAAATCAGGAACTTGGAGTGGACTTCTCGATTATTTTGGCCTTCGTGCAAAAGATGTAGTTTCCCACGCGGAACTTGCCATTTCCAAAAAGAAAAAATAA